The genome window atatatatatatatatttttggtataatttttttattatattgaaaaCCTGTTTTTATTCCGTAATAATATGTTGCTGCTAgtgaattataaataaatgatatagaCATGAAATGATGAATTTTAAATGCCCATCTTAATATATTGgacaaaaataatttttctgcACGTTCTGGGATAACtattaaaatgttatatttatcggtatttatatttaatttctataaaatatataaatatatatatatatatatatatatatatatatatatgtatatatttacaattgTTTagtgtttttttcttttttctcttatttatacatttatcagataattatatatttcaagtACATCATTGAAATTATTGTGGCTTAACGGATGTCGAGGGTCAGCAAATGTCATCTTAACATTaactaaattatttattcctaaaaaataatatttaataatatatattaaatattatacatatatatatatatatatatatatatatatatatatatatgtatatatatatatatttttttttttatgtatcttctttctcattttttGATAACCTTCTTTATGGTCAGAACTGTTTTCTTTTATTGTATGAGATATTGTGTGGCTATATCTAATTCTCATGTAATCTTCAACAGCTTCAATACCAAACTGATTACAAACATAAacatatgaacatataaatatatatatgatatatattatattttttaaggtTATCccttttttattacttttatgTCTTTTGATATATCCGAAGTTtctctacaaaaaaaaaagaacgttgtcatatataagaataattttgaaatcatatcatttgtatatataatatatatatatatatataagatatatatataagatatatataatatatatatactcaATATATACACAAGGAATTTCATCATTAGGTAAATCATCCTTGGCAAAaccaatttttattttcctacatatggaacaaaaaaaaaaaaaaaaaaaaaaaaaattgaatgacataatatatatatatatatatatatattcttttgtgTGTCCATATAATTCAAATGTAACCATGAACCTGGGTCTAAAATTATTACAGGAATATTTTCTTCCTCTTCCATGAGCAACTTTTTTAAGTtgaaaagagaaaaaagaaaatatattcacaTTAATACTTAAAATAAACTatgatattaaatatatatatatttatttattgtgtAGAAtctgaaatataaaataaatatttggaaaaaaatatctatttttatatataatattaaatttttatatattcattccCCTATTTAGCCCTATGGTTAAATTACTATTAAAACAATTATAAtgacatatttaaaaattttaactTGTTTTTTAAAGTTCTTAAGAGATTATGTATTAATGTAAGCAAATTGatgtatatgtaaaataaataaatatatatatatatatatatatgtatatattatgttaacatatatatacacacgaaaaaattatataagacatttttaaaaaatgatacatttataatattttaaaaaaattaaaataagagtatataaatatatatattatatatatattatatatatatatatatatatatataatatattttttttttttttggaatacaaaaaaaatgaaaattgaataggaaaataaaataaaaaaaatatatatgtatttatatatgtgtatattataaaattgtgTACACATATAcggatatatttatatttatatatatatatatataaagtctatgatttataatatatatatatgtttatttccattttatatttaatttttgaatCTAGATATCATGTGTGGTCGGATCGGAATGTGTCAAAGAGGTGATTATTAAAATCCTgatatcttttaaaataatttaagaaTTCTAGATCATGCTGAAACTTTAAAGTATCATCAATATCTAAATCAATAAATAGAGTATACATAGAATGAAGATTTAGATAAATAATTAACGTGATAAcaagaatatgaaaataattaaaaatttttaacatcaatgatataatattattattacattgtagtatatatttatgtgctATATCTTGTTTATATTCTATACTTGCAAAAAATCTATATATAAGCCATTCTGTTGGATCATAtctgattttatttttagaatggaattcatttaatatatttttggttAAATCTTGTTGATCTTTTAAGcagttatatattatttttaattcacTGTTTGATTTTCTTGTAAGTGGTTTTtctatatgtattttaaGTATAGATAGTATATTTTTGATTAGATATAGATAATGTTCAGAAAAAAGTTGAAAACATAACATTACAGGTTCAGAGAATAATCGTGCAGTTTCTATTTCATTAacaattaatttaaaataaaaagtaatatcttttatatattctataatatcattatggGAATATTCTaagaataaatttattttggATCTTTCTCtttctatatattcataatttcttttttttacacTATATACTATAGTTTTTgacatataattaaaaaaataataattcgaCCATATTAAGCATCTACTAacataatcataatattcgcttgatacataatataaatctttATAATTACAAGTATCAAAAATAGAATTTTCATTTCTATTCTTTTGTActctcttattttttttaatttctttaattCTTATTTCAGGCAATTTAGacaaatatttttgaatatttattgGTAATCTTTTAAAGGTATACATCAATCCATCTAATTGTTGTAGTATTTCATGTACCAGATATAGAGAGGTATTAATAACAcgattaaaaaaataataatattttatattacctTTTAATTCATCAGGTTGTAAATCTTTTTCTTGTATTATGCTAAATTCttcatatgaaaataatgttgCTTTCTCATATATTTcagatatatcattatttatacacgtatacatatttttatatttatctaagcttaaaaattttgtataataatttaaattcgtttcttttttattatgatataatattattaatccaaaaaaataagatataatacgatcataatattcttctatcctatttttattataagcAATTAAATCGTCTTTGCTCATGATATTGTTTCTCTTTAGTagttctatttttttttcttcacatGTATTAccattattttgtataccACCAGggttattctttttttgacTATCATGATTATTTGTACCATCATTatgatcattattaatatctttcatatgatcattattaatatgtttcATTCGATCATCATTCATATCTTTCATTCGATCATCATTCATATCTTTCATTcgatcatcatttatatctttcATTTGATCATCCTTAATATCTTTCACCCGatcatcattcatattattatatttgttccTCTTACTCTTTAATCTTTTACAATGATCTAATacatttaaagaaaaaaaataacttctgtatttattaaaaaaatgatgatcttcattataattttctaaaaaaaaaaaatctgtTTCTAATTCAAAATCATCATATTCAAAACATGGAGCTTCATACGTTCTCCTTCTTGGTTTCATTAAATTCCTACtttctaaaatatataactcaTGTCTAAAATAATGATCCATCAGAAATGAAATTATAgatgattttttaaaaacttcTCTAGGTTGTTTCATATATGGCCATACAACATCTAGAATATTAAATTCTTTTGGAAATTCTAAGAAggataaattttttttttctttttcttcttttttgtattttattacaGTATTAATAGAACCACCTTCATTCACATTTGGTTTTATTGCAATATTGTCATCATAactttcttcatttttatatttaatcatATTTATGTTTGTATTCTCTTCACTGTCAAGAGAAGCCCCTCTTGAGGATGTAGCACCTAAAACGGATTCCTCAGAAAAAAATTCATTCTTTTTTGTATCAGAGGATTCAGCTATAATTCTTGAAAATGAtctacaaaaataaatatatacaaaaaaaaaaaaaaaatataacatatataacatatgtaacatatatattaaggtTTATggatttttctttatttatttctttatttattttatttatttattttatttatttattttatttatttattttattttttatttgtatgcTACCTTTGTTCTGAGTTCAAATGATCattcttaataatataaatataaaaaaagcaTAAGAAGTTaagatataaaatgaaacatttcttatacataatttttgtAAGCAATCATAgactcaaaaaaaaaaaaaaaaaattaaaacaagtTAATccaaataaaaacaaattggtctttatatttctacatagtttttttttttatttttcatattattatttataaaagggtaacaaaatatataaatatatattataatatatatataattatatatatatatttttttttgtttttgtttaattttttcctccaaaaatattaattagaAATAATTCATGGTTTCCTTGATTTTTTAGTTATAAGATATAAGttgaaattttttattttttgtattacaggcattttcttttttttattatatatttttttgattaaaaataatttgattcttttttttttaataattgatagaaatttaaaaatatataaaaaaatatttatatatatataatatatatataataatatatttgcaacctaataatatttatatgttatagaataataatgaatatatttttattacatgttaaaaaaatattcatcataattatttatttatataatatctataacatttttttatatttttaaaatatagaaccatttttttttttttttttctttttaaataatatttttctatatttttaaaatatagaaccactttttttttttttttttataatatatttttttatttatttatatataataactgCAATCATCttgttcataaaaaattatcattatatattttttttttttttttttttatgaaacaaaaaaatgacatcatatataaaaaacaccattcttttttttgtgcaAAAAATACTTGTTATTtttaggaaaaaaaaaaaaaaaaattgaaatattatatatatatatatgacaactttattatattattaaaataatgtatgcaatttattttattacaatataaatattatatatgacaaaaataaaataataaaaaaaaaaaaaaaaaaaaaaaaaaggaaaagagtattattatattatatatatatatatatttaatatatattttcccctttttttaaaatatatcacgtatatgtataaaaaaaaaaagggaaaagtacatttatatattattaaatcaagaatataaataatataatatatttgagcAGCTaccttattaatatttatacactttaatattcataaaaagtGCTGTTAtgggggaaaaaaaaaaaaaaaaaaagaaaaattggaacatataaaaaaatatatacatagtatatataatatatattatatatatatatatatatgtaattttttttgtttctttttattatttaaatgttaAGTCTTTATAacataagaataataaattgaGACAGTGTGTCCGAGTGGTTAAGGAGTCAGACTAGAAATCTGGTAGGCTTTGCCTGCGCAGGTTCGAATCCTGCCGCTGtcgaaacaaaaaaaaaaaaaaaaaaaaatttattttataagaaaataaaaattaaaataaataatattaatatttattatatatataatataaaagtaaaataaaggaatacaaaataataatattattttataatttatttataaaggttataaaattaataatgatagttaaatatattatagatttttttttaatatatatatatatatacctttaAGTTTTACCATTTGACCAttttattgaatatatattttcctttttatacttataaaataagaacatatataatattaatatatattaaaaaattctctatagtaaataatatttatattctttaaattcctccttaatatatattatattatatatatatatataaatcaaatattcaatatatccaaatcaaaattattcttttaattatatcataaataaataaggacatatataataaatatatatatatatgaattcatgataaaatatatatattttttttttctcttgtatttttatatatatgttttacgAACAAAATAGTTATcttcaaattatataattttattgttatcataaaacaaaaaaaagaacgaaaaaaaattcgtaaataaaaatattattgaatGACTTTCCatcttcatattatttaataaaaagtatATGAATTTAATCTACttctttattcatataataatatttcttcttctttttatgtaaaatatttaattatttgatGATCCATGTGGGTTTCGAACCCACGACCTTCGGTACATAAGACCGACGCTCTAACCACTGAGCTAATGGATCTTATATGAAGCTCCTTTATTCATaacttaaaataaaaaaaaaaaaaaaaaaaaatatacatatatatatatataatatagatctataatatcatatatatatatatgttcacatattatataatatattattctatatatttaaaaatataaatcttttaaaataataaaatataattgtagtaatgtcattttatttttttcaaaaattttatttacatgattttgttataaaatgttcacaaaaaaaaaaaaaaaaaaaaaaaaaaatataaaaacataaatatacatataaaaaaaaatattatataaatattatataaatattatataaatatatataaaaaaaaagcaaaacaaattaaagataaaaataattgtatgatataaaaattaaaagtactaaaaaaaaaaaaaataaaaatacagaataatataaatatgagaatatattattaagcatatgtgtatatgtttgatataaatatataataaatatgtatctatatatatatatatatatattaatatatatatatattttttttattttattttttccctcttttcctttttttttggagATTTCTCTCTCGCGCGCCTCATAAGCGTCTTCATTTTATTGATTTATTAAATCCTTCAAAGCAGAAAACTTGATTCTGTgtgattaaaaataataaaataaaaaataattatatatgtaaacattttttaatattataaaataaataaatatatatataaaatgtacaatatgtataatatatatataatatataatatataatatatataatatatgtattatattatattctcattttttttttttttttaccgtCGACGAACGCGTCCAGCTTGACCTGAATATATTCCAGATGATTCATTTATTGAAGAGAcctttttattcatatgagGATTTTGAAATATAACTACAAGGACTGATAAATTATccaatgatttttttttataagccAATTGACATAAAGCTTCTGCAGCTGTATTAGCATCTCTTGATTGTATTAAAGAATTTTTGACAGTATTAACAGCTTCTTGTGATGTTATAACATCAAAAATACCATCACAACAAATAATTAAGAATTCATCATCATCTGTTAATTTAATATGAAACAAATCAGGTTCACATATTAGACCTTTTAATTTctcttttgtatttttatggAAAGAACCGAATCCTCGACAGACTCCTAAACAGCCACCCAAGTATCCTTCATCATCTAAAATTCCTCCCGAATTTATAATTCTTTgttgttcttttttattaatactaGCTCGATGATCTACTGTAAGAACAATAGCTCTTCCATTTTTACTTATGATACATCTACTATCACCTATATTAGCAACATATAAcatgtttttaaatataacacTGACACATGCTGTGGTACCACTAGAATAATTGGAATGattatcttcttttatatttataatatttttacatatataattatctgtTTCttgaaaagaatattttaaagaattcTCTAAACCATTtccatttataaaataataatacatatgtatatgtaatattttttgcaCAATATTTACAGCATTATCTCCATTATGACCATCATATATAGCACAATAGATATAAGATGGTGTTTccatatcttttatattatgaattatattcatatattctttatcaattaattcatattcatttgaagccttttttattaatgtatcatattcttcttttaaaaaattattcatattttcaataataataactctATCTTCATTATATGTCCTATTTCCTTTAAAGCTATAAAAACCACATTtgaacatattatttatctttatactttcttcatctttttttgggctctttatttttatttcttcactTATAACATTGTTGTATTCCACCTTCTCATTAGAATAGGTAGCACTgtatttatatgaacaatGGGTGTTTATAGAATTGgcatcattaatatttttattatcatcatgattaatacttttattattatcatcatgattaatacttttattattatcatcctgattaatacttttattattatcatcatgattaatacttttattatcatcatgattaatatttttattatcatcatgattaatacttttattattattatcttccaTTTTTGTCTTTTTCAACGTGTCCATTGTCATCTCCTTTCTTTGTATAGAAATATTTGCATGATATATCTGCTCATTATATTTGACTAAGGAAGACCCAGAACAGCTATCATCtttcttataattttctttattatcaatatttttataaaccttatttatttcatttgaAGTATATGAATACTTATAATTTTCACATTTATTAATGGCTTCTTCTTTCCCCATGTTATGGTGATTATCTGTATTAGTATGAcccttataaatattatcattattattattattattatcattattattttggaTCTCATTCTTTCTTGTTGTTCCTTGTATGCTACTATGACTACATGTCTCATAGATCGATGAAAGtggtattttctttttatcattagcagattcatcattttcttcacTCTTTAGTTTCACCACCCCGTCactacataaaatataatgatcaTCAATTTTTAAAGGGCACTGTATCTTTTTATAATCCCCACTTATTTTTTCGCTATATAGATAATTAGAAagattatatttacatttaatattcatattggGAACCagactattaatattatgtttgtcacatatatttttatcacaaatattttcatcacaTACATTTTTATCACAAACATTTTTATCACAAATATTTTTGTCACATACATTTTTATCACACACATTtttatcacatatatttattatatcatcatgaccatatatatttttattacacaTATTATACACATCACTACAATAATGATGACCATCActatcataaatatttttatcagtaaatttatttttgtttatttgaagatgattatttgtttgtctatgatttttatttaaatcatcTATATTTAcaagaaaatttaaaaaagtatttttttttgttgtgtCTTGATTAATATCCATATGAGgataaaaattattgtttgttttttcattctttacattatatataaatagttctatataattataattattgattttatattcttcaaaaaattcatttttaaaaaatatggatacacccatatataatatttcattatgtttattaaatataataggaataataaaaaactcatattcattattttttaatccaCCATAATAATCTACAATGGACATAaattctatttttttcttcttcttatatttaaaatcttcatataaatttatattcttctcATTGTTAATATAACATTGTAGATTATAACTATTCAAATCTTTAATCAGTTCATATATTGTTCCACATACATATTTAGAGCATTCATTCTTGCATTTAATCTCATTACTCTTCTGAGATATACGCATATTCacaacaaaaattaaaatatatatattatatataatgaaaataaataaatacaaatatatatatatatatatatatatttatatattaagagATAAAAttgaatgatatattattataacactATGATATGCAAgaatatattcaatatatatatataccgaAAGCATATTCTTTAATAAaacacaaatataaatatatatacatatttaaatattacaaatgctaatattatatattataatatcatgTAACATATTATGtatctttttaatttaaaaaaatcagGTTCATAAAATTAGAGacgaaaaaaagaaaaaaaaaaaaaaaaaaaaaaaaaaaagagagatttttttttttcataataatgaagtatatgaaaaaaaaaaaataaaataataaatcattaatttatgtatttaagaatgtatatataa of Plasmodium sp. gorilla clade G2 genome assembly, chromosome: 4 contains these proteins:
- a CDS encoding erythrocyte vesicle protein 1; the encoded protein is MYKKCFILYLNFLCFFYIYIIKNDHLNSEQRSFSRIIAESSDTKKNEFFSEESVLGATSSRGASLDSEENTNINMIKYKNEESYDDNIAIKPNVNEGGSINTVIKYKKEEKEKKNLSFLEFPKEFNILDVVWPYMKQPREVFKKSSIISFLMDHYFRHELYILESRNLMKPRRRTYEAPCFEYDDFELETDFFFLENYNEDHHFFNKYRSYFFSLNVLDHCKRLKSKRNKYNNMNDDRVKDIKDDQMKDINDDRMKDMNDDRMKDMNDDRMKHINNDHMKDINNDHNDGTNNHDSQKKNNPGGIQNNGNTCEEKKIELLKRNNIMSKDDLIAYNKNRIEEYYDRIISYFFGLIILYHNKKETNLNYYTKFLSLDKYKNMYTCINNDISEIYEKATLFSYEEFSIIQEKDLQPDELKGNIKYYYFFNRVINTSLYLVHEILQQLDGLMYTFKRLPINIQKYLSKLPEIRIKEIKKNKRVQKNRNENSIFDTCNYKDLYYVSSEYYDYVSRCLIWSNYYFFNYMSKTIVYSVKKRNYEYIERERSKINLFLEYSHNDIIEYIKDITFYFKLIVNEIETARLFSEPVMLCFQLFSEHYLYLIKNILSILKIHIEKPLTRKSNSELKIIYNCLKDQQDLTKNILNEFHSKNKIRYDPTEWLIYRFFASIEYKQDIAHKYILQCNNNIISLMLKIFNYFHILVITLIIYLNLHSMYTLFIDLDIDDTLKFQHDLEFLNYFKRYQDFNNHLFDTFRSDHT
- a CDS encoding protein phosphatase PPM1, putative, which produces MRISQKSNEIKCKNECSKYVCGTIYELIKDLNSYNLQCYINNEKNINLYEDFKYKKKKKIEFMSIVDYYGGLKNNEYEFFIIPIIFNKHNEILYMGVSIFFKNEFFEEYKINNYNYIELFIYNVKNEKTNNNFYPHMDINQDTTKKNTFLNFLVNIDDLNKNHRQTNNHLQINKNKFTDKNIYDSDGHHYCSDVYNMCNKNIYGHDDIINICDKNVCDKNVCDKNICDKNVCDKNVCDENICDKNICDKHNINSLVPNMNIKCKYNLSNYLYSEKISGDYKKIQCPLKIDDHYILCSDGVVKLKSEENDESANDKKKIPLSSIYETCSHSSIQGTTRKNEIQNNNDNNNNNNDNIYKGHTNTDNHHNMGKEEAINKCENYKYSYTSNEINKVYKNIDNKENYKKDDSCSGSSLVKYNEQIYHANISIQRKEMTMDTLKKTKMEDNNNKSINHDDNKNINHDDNKSINHDDNNKSINQDDNNKSINHDDNNKSINHDDNKNINDANSINTHCSYKYSATYSNEKVEYNNVISEEIKIKSPKKDEESIKINNMFKCGFYSFKGNRTYNEDRVIIIENMNNFLKEEYDTLIKKASNEYELIDKEYMNIIHNIKDMETPSYIYCAIYDGHNGDNAVNIVQKILHIHMYYYFINGNGLENSLKYSFQETDNYICKNIINIKEDNHSNYSSGTTACVSVIFKNMLYVANIGDSRCIISKNGRAIVLTVDHRASINKKEQQRIINSGGILDDEGYLGGCLGVCRGFGSFHKNTKEKLKGLICEPDLFHIKLTDDDEFLIICCDGIFDVITSQEAVNTVKNSLIQSRDANTAAEALCQLAYKKKSLDNLSVLVVIFQNPHMNKKVSSINESSGIYSGQAGRVRRRIKFSALKDLINQ